One part of the Dasypus novemcinctus isolate mDasNov1 chromosome 27, mDasNov1.1.hap2, whole genome shotgun sequence genome encodes these proteins:
- the ACRV1 gene encoding acrosomal protein SP-10, whose translation MFLLLISLYLLGSARGTSGQPDEPSGSMDQVSLQELPGEFLSLINPSEGENFRERSSGENSLTEHSSGEHSTSDHSSSEHSSGEHSFGEHSLIEHTTSEHSSTTEHASGEHTSTETTSGEKPSGEKPLSEQPSGEKPSGELSPGEQPSGEKPSGEQPSSEKPAGEQPSDEKPSGEQSSGEKPSGEQSSGEKPSGEQSSGEQPVGEQPSGTSSSSTSSSGTGLSCHTCAYMNDQGKCLRGEGVCTTQNSQQCMLKKIFEGGKLQFMVQGCENMCPSMNLFSHGTRMHIICCRNQSFCNKI comes from the exons GAACATCAGGTCAGCCTGATGAACCTTCTGGTTCTATGGATCAAGTTTCACTTCAAGAACTTCCAGGTGAGTTCCTTTCACTTATAAATCCTTCAGAAGGTGAGAATTTTCGTGAGCGGTCTTCAGGCGAGAATTCTTTAACTGAGCACTCTTCAGGTGAGCACTCTACAAGTGATCATTCTTCCAGTGAGCATTCTTCTGGAGAGCATTCCTTCGGAGAGCACAGCCTCATAGAACACACAACCAGCGAGCATTCTTCCACCACAGAACACGCTTCCGGTGAGCACACTTCCACCGAGACCACTTCCGGTGAAAAGCCTTCCGGTGAAAAGCCTTTGAGTGAACAGCCTTCCGGTGAAAAGCCCTCGGGTGAACTGTCTCCAGGTGAACAACCTTCCGGTGAAAAGCCTTCGGGTGAACAACCTTCGAGTGAAAAACCTGCGGGTGAACAACCTTCGGATGAAAAGCCTTCCGGTGAACAGTCTTCAGGTGAAAAGCCTTCAGGGGAACAGTCTTCAGGTGAAAAGCCCTCAGGTGAACAATCTTCGGGAGAACAACCTGTGGGGGAACAGCCCTCAGGCACATCATCTTCAAGCACATCATCTTCAG GCACAGGACTAAGTTGCCACACATGTGCCTATATGAATGATCAAGGAAAATGTCTTCGTGGGGAAGGTGTATGCACCACTCAGAATTCCCAGCAGTGCATGTTAAAGAAGATCTTTGAAG GTGGAAAACTCCAATTCATGGTTCAGGGGTGTGAGAACATGTGCCCATCTATGAACCTCTTCTCCCATGGAACCAGAATGCATATTATATGCTGTCGGAATCAATCTTTCTGCAACAAGATCTAG